Proteins encoded together in one Bacteroidota bacterium window:
- a CDS encoding DUF2267 domain-containing protein, with protein MALNFEKHAAKGNKFVKDVAEYLGDVNRDKAGRQLKAVLHALRDILTVEESLHLIAQLPLVIKGIYVDAWKVSGSPRRIRSIDHFCDDLKHIAGLTAEEDFPTNEDCLDAVHAVFSVIKETVSPGEIEDIRAIMPKELKELWDEKVYH; from the coding sequence ACATGCAGCAAAAGGGAATAAATTCGTAAAAGACGTAGCCGAATATTTAGGAGATGTCAACAGAGATAAAGCTGGTCGACAATTAAAGGCTGTTTTACATGCTTTACGCGATATTTTAACTGTTGAAGAATCACTTCATCTCATAGCCCAATTGCCTTTAGTAATTAAGGGTATTTATGTTGACGCCTGGAAAGTTTCAGGTTCACCAAGACGGATAAGATCAATAGATCATTTTTGTGATGATTTAAAACATATTGCCGGACTTACAGCAGAAGAAGATTTTCCAACAAATGAAGATTGTCTGGATGCTGTTCATGCTGTGTTTTCTGTTATTAAAGAAACTGTTTCTCCGGGCGAGATCGAAGACATAAGAGCTATTATGCCTAAAGAATTGAAAGAACTTTGGGATGAAAAAGTTTATCATTAA